From Pseudomonas sp. FP2335, the proteins below share one genomic window:
- a CDS encoding LysR family transcriptional regulator — protein MSINLPLPLLGEMAIFVKVVETGSFSAAARQMGASPSSVSRSISRLEKALATRLLQRTTRKLRLSEGGEEVFKRCQDMVNAARSVMEVSGQFTHEAEGLVRVSVPKAVGRFVVHPHVPEFLRRYPKVDVQLILEDRPVDLIDDNLDLILRISESPPPGLVGRPLFPIEHLLCATPHYLAEYGTPEHPHDLLEHSCIYLGETAADARWKFRQAGKTVTVGVRGRYAANHTGVRLDAVLQHVGIGSLPYFTARHDLDAGRVVQVLPQWDFIASYHGDVWLLHSPTRYLPPKLRVFIDYLVECMAKEPTLRRR, from the coding sequence ATGAGCATCAATCTTCCTTTGCCGCTGTTGGGCGAAATGGCGATTTTCGTCAAGGTGGTGGAAACCGGCAGCTTTTCCGCGGCCGCCCGGCAAATGGGCGCTTCGCCGTCATCGGTCAGCCGCAGCATTTCGCGCCTGGAAAAAGCCCTGGCCACGCGTTTGCTGCAACGCACCACGCGCAAATTGCGTTTGAGCGAGGGCGGTGAAGAGGTATTCAAGCGTTGCCAGGACATGGTCAACGCGGCGCGCTCGGTGATGGAGGTCAGCGGCCAATTTACCCATGAGGCCGAAGGCCTGGTACGGGTCAGCGTGCCCAAGGCGGTGGGGCGGTTTGTGGTGCATCCCCATGTGCCGGAGTTCTTGCGGCGTTATCCCAAAGTGGATGTGCAGTTGATCCTGGAAGACCGGCCGGTGGATTTGATCGACGACAACCTGGATCTGATCCTGCGCATCTCCGAAAGCCCGCCGCCGGGGTTGGTGGGGCGGCCATTGTTTCCCATCGAACACTTGCTGTGCGCGACGCCGCATTATCTGGCTGAGTACGGCACGCCGGAGCATCCCCATGACCTGCTGGAGCACAGTTGCATCTACCTGGGAGAAACTGCCGCGGATGCGCGCTGGAAGTTTCGCCAGGCTGGCAAGACGGTGACGGTCGGGGTGCGTGGGCGTTATGCGGCGAACCATACCGGCGTGCGGTTGGATGCGGTTTTGCAGCATGTGGGTATTGGCAGTCTGCCGTACTTTACGGCGCGCCATGATCTGGACGCGGGGAGGGTCGTGCAGGTGTTGCCGCAGTGGGATTTTATTGCGTCGTACCACGGCGATGTGTGGCTGCTGCATTCGCCAACGCGGTATCTGCCGCCCAAGCTGCGGGTGTTTATTGATTATCTGGTGGAGTGCATGGCCAAAGAGCCGACGTTGCGCCGACGGTAG
- a CDS encoding alpha/beta fold hydrolase: protein MPVTVIDGQPLHYLDQGNGPAVLLGSSYLWDRAMWTPQIEALSQQYRVIVPELWGHGESGPLPAHTQSLDDLARQALALLDHLDVAQVNLVGLSVGGMWGARLALLAPERVNSLVLMDTHLGAEPEATRQYYFSLFKLIEDAGAIPEPLLDVIAPIFFRPTIDRESALYQGFRQALQGFSRERLLDSIVPLGRLIFSREDVLEQLPRLDADTTLVLCGEQDKPRPPAESREMAELIGCGLILIPDAGHISALENPDFVNEALLTFLANHA from the coding sequence ATGCCTGTCACCGTGATAGATGGACAACCGCTGCACTACCTCGACCAAGGCAACGGCCCCGCCGTCCTGCTTGGTTCGAGCTACCTGTGGGACCGCGCCATGTGGACCCCGCAGATCGAAGCCCTGTCGCAACAATACCGCGTGATCGTCCCCGAGTTGTGGGGCCACGGCGAATCGGGCCCGCTGCCCGCACACACCCAATCCCTTGATGACCTGGCGCGCCAGGCCCTGGCGCTGCTCGACCATCTGGACGTCGCCCAGGTCAACCTGGTGGGCCTGTCGGTCGGCGGCATGTGGGGCGCCCGCCTGGCATTGCTGGCACCCGAGCGCGTCAACAGCCTGGTGCTGATGGACACCCACCTTGGCGCCGAGCCCGAGGCCACGCGCCAGTATTACTTCTCGCTGTTCAAGCTGATCGAAGACGCCGGCGCCATTCCCGAGCCGTTGCTGGATGTGATCGCACCGATCTTCTTTCGTCCGACCATCGACCGTGAGTCAGCGCTGTATCAGGGTTTTCGCCAAGCGCTGCAAGGCTTTTCCCGCGAGCGCCTGCTGGACAGTATCGTGCCCCTGGGTCGGCTGATCTTCAGTCGCGAGGATGTACTGGAACAACTGCCACGGCTGGACGCCGACACCACGCTGGTGCTGTGCGGCGAGCAGGACAAACCCCGGCCACCCGCCGAGTCCCGGGAGATGGCCGAGCTGATCGGCTGCGGTCTGATCCTGATCCCGGACGCGGGACACATCAGCGCCCTGGAGAACCCGGATTTCGTCAATGAAGCGCTGCTGACCTTCCTCGCCAACCACGCCTGA
- a CDS encoding NADP-dependent oxidoreductase — translation MPAQTNRQFLLAKRPVGAATRDTFTYQEVPVGTPQDGQVLVRNEYLSLDPAMRGWMNEGKSYIPPVGIGEVMRALGVGKVIASNNPKFAVGDYVNGALGVQDYFLGEPRGFYKVDPKLAPLPRYLSALGMTGMTAYFALLDTGAPKAGETVVISGAAGAVGSIAGQIAKIKGCRVVGIAGGADKCKFLVDELGFDAAIDYKHEDVPAALKRECPKGVDVYFDNVGGDILDAVLSRLALKARVVICGAISQYNNKEAVKGPANYLSLLVNRARMEGFVVMDHAANFAAAGQEMGGWMAQGKLKSKEDIVEGLETFPETLMKLFNGENFGKLVLKVN, via the coding sequence ATGCCTGCCCAGACCAACCGCCAATTCCTGCTCGCCAAACGCCCGGTCGGTGCCGCCACGCGGGACACCTTTACGTATCAGGAGGTCCCGGTGGGCACGCCGCAGGACGGGCAAGTGCTGGTGCGCAATGAATACCTGTCCCTCGACCCGGCCATGCGTGGCTGGATGAATGAGGGCAAGTCCTACATCCCCCCGGTCGGCATCGGTGAAGTGATGCGTGCGCTCGGCGTAGGCAAAGTGATTGCCTCGAACAACCCGAAGTTTGCGGTCGGCGACTACGTGAACGGCGCCCTGGGCGTGCAGGATTACTTCCTTGGCGAGCCGCGCGGCTTCTACAAAGTCGATCCGAAACTGGCGCCACTCCCGCGTTACCTGTCGGCCCTGGGCATGACCGGCATGACCGCCTACTTCGCGCTGCTCGATACCGGCGCACCCAAGGCGGGCGAAACGGTGGTGATCTCCGGCGCAGCCGGTGCGGTAGGCAGCATTGCCGGGCAGATCGCCAAGATCAAAGGCTGCCGCGTGGTGGGCATTGCCGGGGGGGCCGACAAGTGCAAGTTCCTGGTGGATGAACTGGGCTTCGACGCCGCCATCGACTACAAACACGAAGACGTACCCGCCGCGCTCAAGCGCGAGTGCCCCAAGGGCGTGGATGTGTATTTCGATAACGTCGGCGGCGACATTCTAGACGCGGTGCTCAGCCGCCTGGCGCTCAAGGCCCGGGTGGTGATTTGCGGTGCGATCAGCCAATACAACAACAAGGAAGCGGTGAAAGGCCCGGCCAACTATCTGTCACTGCTGGTCAATCGCGCGCGCATGGAGGGTTTTGTGGTGATGGACCACGCGGCCAACTTTGCCGCCGCCGGGCAAGAGATGGGCGGCTGGATGGCCCAGGGCAAGCTCAAGAGCAAGGAGGATATTGTGGAAGGGCTGGAGACGTTCCCGGAGACGCTGATGAAGCTGTTCAACGGCGAGAATTTTGGGAAGTTGGTGCTGAAGGTTAACTGA
- a CDS encoding PLP-dependent aminotransferase family protein produces the protein MDLGIDRQALVPVVQQIISAVADWIRKSGASPGTRLPSIRQLALDNLLSQSSVIEAFERMVAQGLLASRPGSGYVVAEPPAHHEQHWYEGAEQGWGAFTDSPLGELKLGCGWLPDAWRESDDISYAIREVSRTDTAAVFNYSTPLGLLALREQLLKHLARMRVATSLDRILTTQGASQAQDLLIRTLLRAGDTVVVETPGYGNLYRQLVFHGVTLLEVPRTRGGPDLSALEALLAVHRPKCLFISSLYHNPTGTSLCLAVAERLLQLARAKDFLIIEEDVYGDLQHASCTRLAALPHDDRVIYVSSFSKTLSSALRVGYLCASSALIPQLVNLKTLTGIGTSRFAEAVVATLLANGTYRKWVQRLRKRLGTQMAATLQVLEDEEWQVFAAPAGGMFLWARPGVEDCSQLQASARRLGVLLSPGALFSPTAEHSDWLRINVAYATDQRAVALLRAMGPARSTSTILKTTSV, from the coding sequence ATGGATTTAGGGATAGATCGACAAGCCCTTGTACCAGTGGTGCAGCAAATCATCAGCGCGGTGGCGGACTGGATTCGCAAGAGCGGGGCAAGCCCTGGCACGCGCCTGCCGTCCATCCGCCAATTGGCCCTCGACAACCTCCTCAGCCAGTCCAGTGTCATCGAGGCCTTCGAGCGCATGGTCGCCCAAGGGCTGCTGGCCTCCAGGCCGGGTTCGGGGTATGTGGTGGCCGAGCCCCCGGCCCATCATGAACAGCACTGGTATGAAGGGGCGGAGCAGGGCTGGGGGGCGTTCACCGACAGCCCCCTGGGCGAATTGAAGCTGGGCTGCGGTTGGTTGCCGGATGCCTGGCGCGAAAGCGATGACATCAGCTACGCCATCCGTGAAGTCAGCCGCACCGACACCGCCGCCGTGTTCAACTACAGCACGCCGTTGGGGCTGCTAGCGCTGCGTGAGCAATTGCTCAAGCACCTGGCCCGCATGCGCGTGGCGACCAGCCTGGACCGCATCCTCACCACCCAGGGCGCCAGCCAGGCCCAGGACCTGTTGATACGTACGCTGCTCAGGGCCGGCGACACGGTGGTGGTCGAGACCCCAGGCTACGGCAACCTGTATCGCCAGTTGGTGTTTCATGGCGTCACACTGCTGGAAGTACCGCGTACCCGAGGCGGGCCGGACCTGTCGGCGTTGGAAGCGTTGCTTGCGGTGCATCGCCCCAAATGCCTGTTCATCAGCAGCCTGTACCACAACCCCACCGGCACCAGCCTGTGCCTCGCGGTGGCCGAGCGTTTGCTGCAACTGGCCCGGGCCAAGGATTTCCTGATCATTGAAGAAGACGTCTACGGCGACCTGCAACATGCCAGTTGCACACGCCTGGCGGCGCTGCCCCATGATGATCGGGTGATCTATGTCTCGAGCTTTTCCAAGACCTTGAGCAGCGCCTTGCGGGTCGGCTATCTCTGTGCCAGCAGTGCGCTTATCCCGCAATTGGTCAACCTCAAGACCCTGACCGGCATCGGTACGTCGCGTTTCGCCGAGGCGGTGGTGGCGACGCTGTTGGCCAACGGCACCTATCGCAAGTGGGTGCAACGCCTGCGCAAACGCCTGGGCACGCAAATGGCGGCGACCCTGCAAGTGCTGGAGGATGAAGAGTGGCAGGTGTTTGCCGCCCCCGCCGGAGGCATGTTCCTGTGGGCGCGCCCCGGGGTGGAGGATTGTTCGCAGTTGCAGGCCAGCGCGCGGCGCCTCGGTGTGTTGCTGTCACCGGGGGCACTGTTCAGCCCGACGGCAGAGCACAGTGACTGGCTGCGCATCAATGTAGCCTATGCTACTGATCAGCGTGCCGTGGCGTTGCTGCGCGCCATGGGGCCGGCCAGATCGACCTCGACCATTCTGAAAACGACGAGCGTGTAG
- a CDS encoding dipeptidase — MHFPLKQLAAASLFAASLSAIVTPAFANISAEQSTAILKNFNETSVTDFRGFLGTLAKGDLGKTADVGPAISAFLDNKPLNADQQNEINRLLGIYSRVKYGKAATETLRELVEIPTFNIDGMPQYKNPEFLRIAAKLKDLAEAFNLNFRNIDNRVYEVSLEGASDEVVGIHAHADVVPVTPENWVLKDGTKLDPFKVTLIGDRMYGRGTEDDKNGIVVAMYAMKVIKEEKLPLARTFKLLVDTTEETSGDAIPYYFEKNPTPQYNLALDGGYPVVIAEKGYGTVMATFPRRKGEGKGAEIIAMTGGMATNQIPSASVATFVSDKPAELAASLQKAGAAYAKANGGDFEVAAKAAGKEVKLTVTGVSAHSSEPESGINPVARMLELIHSIDGKIALKHNHITDAARYASDNWGLDYLGGKLGVGFSDEFMGPLTTSLTFVGQDDNAFKLAVNLRVPKGKSPETLKAEIADKLSAWDKHTKVKVDFTYSVAEPMYRNPEGEWVKALLAVASENLGMEHKFGTSAGATSVHELPNGVQFGLARPEVKYTGHTDNEFKTVEQFLLDLQIVTEMMGRVGQLPKL, encoded by the coding sequence ATGCACTTCCCACTCAAGCAACTGGCGGCTGCCAGCCTGTTCGCAGCCAGCCTCTCGGCGATCGTCACCCCCGCCTTCGCCAACATCTCCGCCGAGCAAAGCACCGCGATTCTCAAGAATTTCAACGAAACCTCCGTCACTGATTTCCGTGGTTTCCTCGGCACCCTGGCCAAGGGCGACCTGGGCAAGACCGCCGACGTGGGCCCGGCGATCAGCGCCTTTCTCGACAACAAGCCGCTGAACGCCGACCAGCAGAACGAGATCAATCGCCTGCTGGGCATTTATAGCCGCGTGAAGTACGGCAAAGCCGCCACCGAAACCCTGCGCGAGCTGGTGGAAATTCCGACCTTCAACATCGACGGTATGCCGCAGTACAAAAACCCGGAGTTCCTCAGGATCGCGGCCAAGCTCAAGGACCTGGCAGAGGCCTTCAACCTGAACTTCCGCAATATCGACAACCGCGTGTATGAAGTTTCCCTGGAAGGCGCCAGCGATGAAGTGGTCGGCATTCACGCCCATGCCGACGTAGTGCCGGTCACGCCGGAAAACTGGGTGTTGAAAGATGGCACCAAGCTCGACCCGTTCAAGGTCACGCTGATCGGCGACCGCATGTACGGCCGTGGCACCGAGGATGACAAGAACGGCATCGTGGTGGCGATGTATGCCATGAAGGTGATCAAGGAAGAGAAGCTGCCGTTGGCGCGCACGTTCAAACTGCTGGTGGACACCACCGAGGAAACTTCCGGCGATGCGATCCCGTATTACTTCGAAAAGAACCCGACACCGCAGTACAACCTAGCGCTGGACGGTGGCTATCCGGTGGTGATTGCCGAGAAAGGCTACGGCACCGTGATGGCCACCTTCCCGCGCCGTAAAGGCGAAGGCAAGGGTGCGGAAATCATTGCGATGACCGGGGGCATGGCGACCAACCAGATTCCATCGGCCTCGGTGGCGACCTTTGTCAGCGACAAGCCCGCCGAACTGGCGGCCAGCCTGCAAAAAGCCGGTGCGGCGTATGCCAAGGCTAATGGTGGCGACTTCGAGGTGGCAGCCAAGGCGGCCGGTAAAGAAGTGAAGCTGACGGTGACCGGTGTTTCAGCGCACTCCTCCGAGCCTGAATCCGGCATCAACCCGGTGGCGCGCATGCTCGAGTTGATCCACAGCATCGACGGCAAGATCGCCCTCAAGCACAACCACATCACCGACGCCGCGCGTTATGCGTCCGACAACTGGGGCCTGGATTACCTGGGCGGCAAGCTGGGGGTGGGTTTCTCCGACGAGTTCATGGGGCCGCTGACCACCTCGCTGACGTTTGTCGGCCAGGATGACAACGCCTTCAAACTGGCAGTGAACCTGCGGGTGCCGAAGGGTAAATCCCCAGAGACGTTGAAAGCGGAAATCGCCGACAAACTCAGCGCCTGGGACAAGCACACCAAGGTCAAGGTGGATTTCACCTACTCGGTGGCCGAGCCGATGTACCGCAACCCGGAAGGCGAGTGGGTCAAGGCGCTGCTGGCAGTGGCCAGCGAAAACCTGGGCATGGAGCACAAGTTCGGCACGTCGGCCGGGGCGACCTCGGTGCATGAACTGCCCAATGGCGTGCAATTCGGCCTGGCGCGGCCCGAAGTGAAGTACACCGGGCACACCGACAATGAGTTCAAGACAGTCGAGCAGTTCCTGCTGGACTTGCAGATCGTCACTGAAATGATGGGGCGTGTCGGGCAGTTACCGAAGCTCTGA
- a CDS encoding SDR family oxidoreductase, producing the protein MSMTFSGQVALVTGAAAGIGRATALAFAAEGLKVVVADLDEAGGEGTVALIRQAGGEALFVRCNVTLEADVQQLMAQTVAAYGRLDYALNNAGIEIEKGKLADGSLDEFDAIMGVNVKGVWLCMKYQLPLLLAQGGGAIVNTASVAGLGAAPKMSIYAASKHAVIGLTKSAAIEYAKKQIRVNAVCPAVIDTDMFRRAYEADPRKADFAAAMHPVGRIGKVEEIAAAVLYLCSDGAAFTTGHALAVDGGATAI; encoded by the coding sequence ATGAGCATGACGTTTTCCGGCCAGGTCGCCCTGGTGACTGGCGCCGCTGCCGGTATCGGCCGCGCCACCGCGCTGGCGTTCGCCGCTGAAGGCTTGAAGGTAGTGGTCGCCGACCTGGACGAGGCGGGCGGCGAGGGCACTGTGGCGCTGATCCGGCAGGCCGGCGGTGAGGCGCTGTTTGTGCGCTGCAACGTCACCCTCGAGGCGGATGTGCAGCAACTGATGGCGCAGACGGTTGCCGCTTATGGCCGGCTGGATTACGCGCTCAACAATGCCGGGATCGAGATCGAAAAAGGCAAGCTGGCCGACGGCAGTCTGGATGAGTTCGACGCCATCATGGGCGTCAACGTCAAAGGCGTGTGGTTGTGCATGAAGTATCAGTTGCCGCTGCTGCTGGCCCAGGGCGGCGGGGCAATCGTCAACACCGCGTCGGTGGCCGGTTTGGGGGCGGCGCCGAAGATGAGCATTTATGCGGCGTCCAAGCATGCAGTGATCGGCCTGACCAAATCGGCGGCCATCGAGTATGCGAAAAAGCAGATCCGCGTGAACGCAGTGTGCCCGGCGGTGATCGACACCGATATGTTCCGTCGTGCCTATGAAGCCGACCCGCGCAAGGCGGATTTCGCGGCAGCCATGCACCCGGTCGGGCGCATCGGCAAAGTCGAGGAAATCGCCGCCGCGGTGCTTTACCTGTGCAGCGATGGTGCGGCGTTCACCACCGGCCATGCGCTGGCGGTGGACGGCGGCGCGACCGCCATTTAG
- a CDS encoding methyl-accepting chemotaxis protein — translation MTATVHDVARNAEQAAQAAQTADDKVDSGQQVVRQSLQRIEQLASSSASASASIDSLSAEIQNIGTVLSVIKSVAEQTNLLALNAAIEAARAGEQGRGFAVVADEVRALAKRTQQSTEEIERLVSTLRNAAQSSVQQIQQSGELVKLAVSDALETESALGSIATAVSLIQQMNQQIAAAAEEQSSVAEEINRSVTSIRASADQSALSMQGNAASSIQLAQLGAELKGMVGHFRL, via the coding sequence ATGACCGCCACGGTGCACGACGTGGCGCGCAACGCTGAACAAGCCGCACAGGCCGCGCAGACCGCCGATGACAAGGTCGACAGTGGCCAGCAGGTGGTGCGCCAGAGTCTGCAGCGCATCGAGCAGCTTGCCAGTTCGAGTGCCAGCGCCAGTGCGAGTATCGACAGCCTCAGTGCCGAGATCCAGAACATCGGCACCGTGCTGAGTGTGATCAAGAGCGTGGCCGAGCAGACCAACCTGTTGGCGTTGAACGCCGCTATCGAAGCGGCCCGCGCCGGTGAACAGGGCCGGGGCTTTGCGGTGGTGGCCGATGAGGTGCGGGCGCTGGCCAAGCGCACGCAACAGTCCACCGAAGAGATCGAGCGCCTGGTCAGCACCTTGCGCAACGCCGCGCAGTCTTCGGTGCAGCAGATCCAGCAAAGCGGCGAGTTGGTGAAGCTGGCCGTCAGCGATGCGCTGGAAACCGAAAGCGCCCTGGGCAGCATCGCCACGGCGGTGTCATTGATCCAGCAGATGAACCAGCAGATCGCGGCGGCGGCCGAGGAGCAGAGCTCGGTGGCCGAAGAGATCAACCGTAGCGTCACCAGCATCCGCGCGAGTGCCGACCAATCGGCGTTGAGCATGCAGGGTAATGCCGCGTCGAGCATTCAGTTGGCGCAACTGGGGGCGGAACTCAAAGGCATGGTCGGGCACTTCCGCCTCTGA
- a CDS encoding PA2817 family protein: MSNVVADHLVLLDHLRSILVAVGEAEQVPEESHTLFLERFDELRALLPIDPIESQYLGQDLMSQVILRYPQIAHLVPRDLLWFFGGDCLHFMPDEELDMYQALEERRFEAEQNDEPFDWNQEKQLLAMPEDQSKH, translated from the coding sequence GTGTCCAACGTCGTTGCCGATCATCTCGTCTTGCTCGACCACCTGCGCAGCATCCTGGTTGCCGTCGGCGAAGCCGAACAGGTGCCCGAGGAAAGCCACACCTTGTTTCTGGAGCGTTTCGACGAATTGCGCGCCCTGCTACCGATCGACCCGATCGAAAGCCAGTACCTGGGCCAGGACCTGATGAGCCAGGTCATCTTGCGCTACCCACAAATCGCCCATCTGGTGCCACGCGACTTGCTGTGGTTCTTTGGCGGCGATTGCCTGCACTTCATGCCGGACGAAGAACTGGACATGTACCAGGCCCTGGAAGAGCGTCGCTTCGAAGCCGAACAGAACGACGAACCGTTCGACTGGAACCAGGAAAAGCAGCTGCTGGCCATGCCTGAAGACCAAAGCAAGCACTGA
- a CDS encoding alanyl-tRNA editing protein: MTERLFFTHDHLTAELEVLSCTPHEAHFAVILQSTIFHPQGGGQPFDTGWLGDSQVLRVIQEADQVVHYVDQAVALGPISARVDETRRALHTRLHSAGHLIGNAGESLGWMPIKAHHWPGEGKITFIRGEAAQTIDAETIQQQVNQWIAADYSRHMALDEGTREVGFGELPAYACGGTHVQALSELGQVKILALSEKKGALCVRYELCSEQACPAPGGEAAPKP, from the coding sequence ATGACCGAGCGCCTGTTTTTCACCCATGACCACCTGACGGCCGAGCTCGAAGTGCTCAGTTGCACGCCCCACGAGGCGCATTTTGCAGTCATCCTGCAGTCGACGATCTTCCATCCCCAAGGCGGTGGCCAGCCATTCGATACCGGCTGGCTCGGTGACAGCCAGGTATTGCGCGTCATCCAGGAAGCCGACCAGGTGGTGCACTACGTTGATCAAGCGGTCGCCCTTGGTCCGATCAGCGCGCGCGTCGATGAGACACGCCGCGCCCTGCACACCCGCCTGCATTCTGCCGGGCACCTGATCGGCAACGCCGGCGAAAGCCTCGGCTGGATGCCGATCAAGGCCCATCACTGGCCGGGCGAAGGCAAGATCACTTTTATCCGTGGTGAAGCGGCACAAACCATCGACGCCGAGACCATCCAGCAACAGGTCAACCAATGGATCGCCGCGGATTACTCGCGCCATATGGCCTTGGATGAAGGCACCCGCGAAGTCGGCTTCGGCGAATTGCCCGCCTACGCCTGTGGCGGCACACACGTCCAGGCCCTGAGCGAACTGGGCCAGGTAAAAATCCTCGCCCTCTCGGAAAAAAAAGGCGCCCTCTGCGTCCGCTACGAGCTTTGCAGTGAGCAGGCTTGCCCCGCGCCGGGGGGCGAAGCCGCCCCAAAACCGTAA